A genomic stretch from Candidatus Cloacimonas sp. includes:
- the secD gene encoding protein translocase subunit SecD, protein MKKFSWRGFFIVIFLCVTAFFLAPMAIPNLPNWWSKHHLKLGLDLRGGMQILLEVDTSELSAADARNAVEQNIKIIRERIDQFGVAEPSIQKLGENRIMVQLPGVSDYKAAENLIKQTAMLEFKLVIPTEEAKRVIEVVDQNINNNLTKFPVLAELAKKDKSIMADTTSTDSLKAGTGVFSTLILPGEMDYEVQYSDVRLVQDLLADTLFAQMVPMGYQLALDKADAENPRADRNLYVLSSAVELTGADLAKAKVEYGSATSTDPRTANKPYISIEMKRDGARKFERVTADNVGKRLAIVLDGVVYSAPNIQERIAGGRAQITGRFTATEANELAIVLNTGNLIAPIKPVSTSIIGATLGTDSIRRGTFAGLIGLIIVVLFMAIYYKLCGFIADIALVLNVGFILAMLTAFGATLTLPGIAGIILTIGMAVDANVLIYERIREELDLGKTPRSAVDAGFKRALVTVWDSNLTTIIAGIVLYYLGTGPIRGFAVTLVIGIIGSMFTAIVVVRSILDNIVLKGTKTKLSV, encoded by the coding sequence ATGAAGAAATTTTCCTGGCGTGGCTTTTTCATAGTCATATTTCTATGCGTAACAGCATTTTTCCTCGCTCCTATGGCTATCCCCAATCTGCCAAACTGGTGGTCTAAACATCATTTAAAGTTGGGTTTAGATCTCAGGGGTGGAATGCAGATACTTTTGGAAGTAGATACTTCCGAACTTTCTGCTGCGGATGCCAGAAATGCTGTAGAGCAGAATATTAAAATAATTCGGGAACGAATTGACCAATTTGGAGTAGCCGAACCCTCTATCCAAAAATTGGGTGAAAACAGAATAATGGTTCAGCTTCCCGGGGTCTCTGACTATAAAGCCGCTGAAAATCTAATTAAGCAAACCGCAATGCTGGAATTTAAACTGGTTATTCCTACAGAAGAAGCAAAGCGGGTTATTGAAGTTGTTGATCAAAATATCAACAATAATCTTACTAAGTTTCCAGTTTTAGCAGAACTGGCGAAAAAAGATAAAAGTATAATGGCAGATACTACTTCAACTGATAGTTTGAAAGCTGGAACAGGTGTTTTTAGCACTTTGATTCTGCCGGGCGAAATGGATTATGAAGTTCAATACAGCGATGTGCGATTAGTTCAAGATTTATTGGCTGATACACTTTTTGCTCAAATGGTTCCCATGGGCTATCAATTAGCTTTGGATAAGGCAGATGCGGAAAATCCTCGGGCGGATAGGAATCTTTATGTTCTTTCTTCTGCCGTGGAATTAACCGGTGCCGATCTTGCCAAAGCAAAAGTTGAATATGGCTCGGCAACATCTACTGATCCTCGAACTGCCAATAAACCTTATATCTCCATTGAAATGAAAAGAGATGGAGCACGCAAATTTGAACGCGTTACTGCCGATAATGTTGGAAAGCGTTTGGCGATAGTTTTGGATGGAGTAGTTTATTCCGCTCCCAACATCCAAGAAAGAATTGCCGGTGGCAGAGCTCAAATTACCGGAAGGTTTACGGCTACTGAGGCAAACGAATTAGCTATTGTGCTGAACACAGGAAATCTGATTGCTCCTATCAAGCCGGTTTCCACATCCATAATAGGCGCCACTTTGGGAACTGACAGTATTCGCAGAGGGACTTTTGCTGGTTTAATCGGTTTGATAATTGTGGTCTTGTTTATGGCCATTTATTACAAATTATGCGGTTTTATTGCCGATATTGCCTTGGTTCTAAATGTGGGCTTCATTTTAGCTATGTTAACCGCTTTTGGCGCAACTTTAACTCTTCCAGGAATTGCTGGTATAATTCTTACCATAGGTATGGCAGTTGATGCCAATGTGCTTATCTACGAAAGAATCCGCGAAGAATTGGATTTGGGGAAAACCCCGCGCAGTGCAGTTGATGCTGGTTTCAAAAGAGCTCTGGTAACGGTTTGGGATTCCAATCTGACCACAATTATCGCTGGAATCGTGCTTTATTATTTGGGAACAGGTCCCATACGCGGATTTGCCGTTACTTTGGTTATCGGAATTATTGGTTCAATGTTCACGGCGATAGTTGTAGTTCGTTCTATTTTGG